A stretch of Pseudoprevotella muciniphila DNA encodes these proteins:
- a CDS encoding M14 family metallopeptidase codes for MLEDLKEMQNRWPDYISFEMRDKTCQGRGIPLVYFGNKEAEHYVLIQASIHAREYMSTLIVMSMLEHYLVNFKDGSFHELKLSDIFEKVCLVIMPMVNPDGVEIAQRGEQGAVTEDVKQWVRANTKAGTKHDQIKSNARGVDLNRNFNNGFGKDRNRKSVKGYSHYPGASPLSEVESKLLMKVAKERKYACFLNYHTSGNLIYYGCGNAPQNVNARALKIANIIKNHTKFEPRGSGHSAPCGSWADEVEVRFNTPSVTIELGTRNPVPLSEFNRLYQKNLWVWADLAIQIMNNKIS; via the coding sequence ATGGCCAGACTATATTAGTTTCGAAATGAGAGACAAGACTTGTCAAGGACGCGGCATTCCTTTGGTTTATTTTGGTAATAAAGAAGCAGAGCATTACGTTCTGATACAAGCATCCATTCATGCACGCGAATACATGTCGACCCTCATAGTTATGTCTATGTTAGAACACTATTTAGTAAACTTCAAGGATGGTAGTTTTCACGAACTTAAGTTGAGTGATATTTTTGAAAAAGTGTGTTTGGTCATTATGCCGATGGTCAATCCCGATGGTGTTGAAATAGCGCAACGCGGAGAGCAGGGTGCTGTGACGGAAGATGTTAAACAATGGGTAAGAGCAAATACAAAGGCAGGAACGAAACACGACCAAATAAAGTCGAACGCACGCGGCGTTGACCTCAACCGCAATTTCAACAATGGTTTCGGCAAAGACCGTAACAGGAAGTCTGTTAAAGGGTACTCACACTATCCTGGCGCTTCTCCGTTGTCTGAAGTGGAGTCAAAACTACTGATGAAAGTGGCTAAAGAGCGAAAGTATGCATGCTTCCTCAATTACCACACAAGCGGCAACCTTATTTATTATGGTTGCGGCAATGCCCCGCAAAATGTCAATGCTCGCGCACTCAAAATTGCAAATATCATAAAGAACCATACAAAATTTGAACCTCGTGGGTCTGGTCATTCTGCACCATGCGGCTCATGGGCTGATGAAGTTGAAGTGCGTTTCAACACTCCCAGTGTCACAATAGAATTGGGCACGCGAAATCCCGTTCCACTCTCTGAATTCAACCGTCTCTATCAGAAAAATCTTTGGGTATGGGCAGATTTGGCAATACAAATAATGAATAATAAGATTTCCTAA
- a CDS encoding SH3 domain-containing protein yields the protein MKKIILSFILCMVTGFAFAQSYVTVAGDNVCLRTCASESCKWTGRNAPHFDTGDKLTYYGQSGNYYRVGWNGGTYYLPKKYGRLRGRYENTDVYSGNYNGRRSVIIAGDNVCLRTRPNENSKLVGPGYYHLDTGEVVSYYGSVGNYYKIGVNGGVYYIPKKYGRLR from the coding sequence ATGAAAAAAATCATTCTTTCATTTATTTTGTGCATGGTAACAGGTTTCGCATTTGCACAATCTTACGTTACAGTTGCTGGTGATAACGTTTGTCTTCGCACTTGTGCTTCTGAAAGTTGTAAATGGACTGGACGTAACGCCCCTCATTTTGATACTGGAGACAAATTAACTTATTATGGACAAAGCGGTAATTACTACAGAGTAGGATGGAATGGTGGAACATACTATCTTCCTAAGAAATATGGCCGCTTAAGAGGACGTTATGAAAATACAGACGTATATTCAGGTAATTATAATGGTCGTCGGTCTGTGATTATTGCTGGTGATAACGTCTGTCTGCGTACTCGTCCAAATGAAAATTCCAAACTTGTAGGACCTGGATATTATCACCTCGACACAGGAGAAGTGGTCTCTTATTATGGTTCTGTAGGCAACTATTACAAAATAGGAGTTAATGGCGGAGTTTACTACATTCCAAAAAAATATGGAAGACTGAGATAA
- a CDS encoding VanW family protein, with the protein MINQVEKPIQRSRLRRMLGREYYIFRRFLKWHFSNVHYAKIDKRFPAVHLWKEHRSTLLRKLKEVDMHLQYNKIENLRLAIAKIDGVVIHPGETFSVWRMVGRPSKRKGYKTGMMIHNGRVSTATGGGLCQLGNLLYWMALHTNLTIQERWRHSFDVFPDVNRTVPFACGATLAYNYIDLQLYNASDITFKINLWLDDEYLHGKITADKKPTAKYEILEDDHRIEHQWWGGYTRHNRIYKRITDLATGSVTEEHVAENNAIMMYNPLLPEYKPSKYEGD; encoded by the coding sequence ATGATTAATCAAGTAGAGAAACCCATTCAACGAAGTCGCTTACGGCGTATGCTCGGACGGGAATACTATATTTTCCGCCGTTTCTTGAAATGGCATTTCTCTAATGTGCATTATGCAAAGATAGACAAGCGTTTTCCCGCTGTTCACTTGTGGAAGGAGCATCGTTCCACACTATTACGCAAACTCAAGGAGGTGGATATGCATCTACAATACAATAAGATAGAGAATCTGCGCCTTGCCATCGCGAAGATAGACGGTGTGGTTATTCATCCCGGAGAAACTTTTTCAGTATGGCGCATGGTGGGTCGTCCTTCTAAGAGAAAGGGCTATAAAACAGGCATGATGATACACAACGGCCGCGTATCTACTGCAACGGGGGGTGGACTTTGTCAACTTGGTAATTTACTATATTGGATGGCACTACATACCAATCTAACTATTCAAGAGCGTTGGCGCCATAGTTTCGATGTCTTTCCAGATGTAAACCGCACAGTCCCCTTTGCTTGCGGAGCAACTTTGGCATATAACTACATTGACCTACAACTCTACAATGCATCCGACATAACTTTCAAAATCAATCTCTGGCTCGACGATGAATATCTTCACGGCAAAATTACAGCAGATAAGAAACCTACTGCAAAATACGAAATTCTTGAGGACGATCATCGCATAGAACATCAATGGTGGGGTGGCTACACTCGCCACAACCGCATCTACAAGCGCATTACCGACCTTGCCACGGGTAGCGTCACAGAGGAACATGTGGCAGAAAACAATGCCATAATGATGTACAATCCCCTCTTACCAGAGTACAAACCTTCTAAGTATGAAGGCGATTGA
- a CDS encoding SH3 domain-containing protein — translation MSVEYTNAQKVTYYRVTADRLNVRTGPGTNYRVVKDWGEGMLDFFQKGTVVCTKFAPKKGFVKVRFAYAHDDLSEDGEIGWVSLKYLTPAKNALHVKEKDTQESFAIFCNGEECDGELAIFCINGYMPCKNCEGAGYK, via the coding sequence ATGAGTGTAGAGTACACTAATGCTCAAAAAGTAACATATTATCGCGTTACCGCTGATAGATTGAATGTAAGAACAGGACCTGGCACAAATTATCGTGTGGTGAAAGACTGGGGCGAGGGCATGTTAGACTTTTTCCAAAAAGGAACTGTGGTTTGCACGAAGTTTGCACCCAAGAAAGGTTTTGTTAAAGTTCGCTTTGCTTATGCTCACGATGACCTTTCGGAGGATGGGGAAATCGGTTGGGTTAGTCTTAAATATTTAACTCCTGCAAAAAATGCGCTACATGTAAAGGAAAAGGACACACAGGAATCATTTGCGATTTTTTGCAATGGAGAGGAATGTGACGGGGAGCTTGCCATCTTCTGTATAAACGGCTACATGCCTTGCAAAAACTGCGAAGGAGCGGGCTATAAATAG
- a CDS encoding zinc-ribbon domain-containing protein, giving the protein MSKFCTTCGTPLQPDQNVCPNCGTPANQTVQQQANYQQYPPNSQAPGNYGTMSPYTQKNGNSSLKIALIVLAAVLGVAIIGLLVYLLGMFVGKSDAKDVYDKGDTIAVNQQVQMDRLQQEQEKIKETNDSLKQALEEEKSKPKTVVKKVESRDYSVNSNMASKVIIAGDNVCLRSIPDESGKMMGSSNPHLNTGEMYDYLGTVGDYYEISYYGESYYIPQQYGRLR; this is encoded by the coding sequence ATGTCAAAATTTTGTACAACGTGTGGAACTCCGCTCCAACCAGATCAAAACGTGTGTCCAAATTGTGGTACACCAGCAAATCAAACGGTTCAGCAACAGGCGAATTATCAGCAATACCCGCCTAACAGCCAAGCCCCAGGTAATTATGGCACCATGTCGCCCTATACTCAAAAAAATGGGAATTCTAGTCTGAAGATAGCGCTTATTGTTCTGGCTGCTGTATTAGGCGTTGCTATTATCGGTCTCTTGGTTTATCTGTTGGGAATGTTTGTAGGAAAAAGTGATGCCAAAGACGTTTATGACAAAGGAGATACAATTGCCGTTAATCAGCAAGTACAAATGGACAGATTACAGCAAGAGCAAGAAAAAATCAAAGAGACGAACGACTCTCTTAAACAGGCACTTGAAGAGGAAAAGAGTAAGCCCAAGACGGTTGTGAAGAAAGTTGAATCAAGGGACTACTCTGTAAATAGTAACATGGCCAGCAAAGTTATTATAGCAGGTGATAATGTTTGTTTACGTTCTATTCCTGACGAGAGTGGAAAAATGATGGGATCTAGTAATCCTCATCTTAATACAGGTGAAATGTATGACTATTTAGGAACTGTTGGGGATTATTACGAAATAAGTTATTATGGTGAAAGTTATTATATCCCTCAACAATATGGGAGACTTAGATAG
- a CDS encoding bile acid:sodium symporter, translated as MNIVRFLKDWTLPVSMTVGSLLYALFAFVPALEPAGDFFAPIIYTLFPIALFVTLLTTFCKVDFRKMMPTRWQLGVTLTQYGIVGLLLGMILLFDIQGMPRLLLASLLTCAIAPCASAAPTVTNKLGGNLHQMTFYVIVSSLLSAIIIPLVFPLVEPHADISFLAAFLSIMKRLCLVLVLPLILGWIVHHDIPHIYRWIKRHSNLPFYTWAFNLAITSGITIRNIFHAKTSAFVLLIIAFSSLLLCLTLFSLGWAQGKQMGHRIEAGQAQGQKNTALAIWIASAYLHPVAALGMGFYVLWQNIVNSIELWRQRKLTE; from the coding sequence ATGAACATAGTACGTTTTCTGAAAGATTGGACGCTTCCGGTGTCAATGACCGTAGGCAGCTTGCTCTATGCGCTTTTTGCATTTGTTCCCGCTCTTGAACCTGCTGGTGATTTCTTCGCGCCTATCATCTACACGCTGTTCCCTATAGCGTTGTTCGTTACTTTACTGACTACTTTCTGCAAGGTGGATTTCCGAAAGATGATGCCCACACGTTGGCAACTGGGTGTCACGCTGACGCAGTATGGGATAGTAGGGTTGTTACTTGGCATGATTCTGCTTTTTGACATTCAGGGTATGCCTCGCCTGCTTCTTGCGAGTCTGCTGACCTGTGCCATTGCGCCGTGTGCGAGTGCCGCGCCTACTGTAACGAATAAACTTGGCGGCAATTTGCACCAGATGACGTTCTACGTCATCGTGTCGAGCCTATTGAGCGCGATAATAATCCCTCTGGTATTCCCACTCGTGGAGCCTCATGCCGACATATCTTTCCTTGCCGCTTTCCTCTCTATCATGAAGCGGCTCTGTCTGGTGTTGGTTCTCCCGTTGATTTTAGGGTGGATTGTTCATCACGACATACCTCACATTTATAGATGGATAAAACGTCATTCTAATCTCCCTTTCTATACATGGGCATTCAATCTTGCTATAACAAGCGGCATAACAATCCGCAACATCTTCCATGCCAAGACCTCCGCCTTTGTGCTTTTGATTATTGCATTTTCATCTCTCCTTCTGTGCTTGACTCTCTTCTCGCTTGGATGGGCACAAGGCAAACAAATGGGGCATCGTATTGAAGCAGGACAGGCGCAAGGGCAGAAAAACACAGCACTCGCCATCTGGATAGCCTCCGCTTACCTGCACCCCGTTGCAGCACTCGGTATGGGCTTTTACGTCCTTTGGCAAAACATAGTAAACAGCATTGAACTTTGGCGGCAGCGGAAACTCACAGAATAA
- the ilvA gene encoding threonine ammonia-lyase — translation MLTLDIIYKAGTVLKDVIHPTALIHTEKLNPEATIFLKPENLQVTGSFKVRGSGFKISQLTDEEKSHGVLASSAGNHAQGVALAARRFGIKATICMPAGAPISKVEATRELGAEVKLVPGVYDDAYKYALQMQEETGMTFIHPFDDEQVIAGQGTIGMEILAERPDIDVIFIPIGGGGLASGVAYAVKMLKPSVKIIGVQAAGAASMQASIESDKIETLPEVLTIADGIAVKEPGTHTFELCKNYVDEVVTVTEDEICAAILALIEHHKLTSEGAGAVSVAAAMFNKYPIAGKKVCCIVSGGNIDVTILSRVINRGLMKSGRTCEMLIELPDRPGSLLGLSSVIVKYGANIISLHHERNGESPDVNSCNLRMVLETRNSEHIQEIQKGINAAGYIILDTRAAN, via the coding sequence ATGCTAACACTCGACATCATCTACAAAGCAGGAACCGTTCTCAAAGATGTGATTCACCCCACTGCACTTATCCATACTGAGAAACTCAACCCCGAAGCCACTATTTTTCTTAAACCTGAAAATCTGCAAGTTACTGGTTCTTTCAAGGTGCGAGGTTCTGGATTCAAGATTTCTCAACTTACCGATGAAGAGAAATCGCATGGTGTGTTAGCAAGTTCTGCCGGTAACCATGCACAGGGTGTGGCTCTTGCCGCACGTCGTTTCGGCATAAAAGCCACTATCTGCATGCCAGCCGGTGCTCCCATATCAAAGGTAGAAGCCACGCGCGAACTGGGCGCAGAGGTGAAACTCGTTCCGGGCGTTTACGACGACGCCTATAAGTACGCGCTGCAGATGCAGGAAGAAACGGGTATGACATTCATCCATCCCTTCGACGACGAACAGGTCATTGCCGGGCAAGGCACCATCGGCATGGAAATTCTCGCAGAGCGCCCCGACATCGACGTAATTTTCATTCCTATCGGTGGCGGTGGTTTGGCAAGCGGTGTGGCATACGCAGTGAAGATGCTTAAACCAAGTGTAAAAATCATCGGTGTGCAGGCTGCGGGTGCTGCCAGCATGCAAGCCAGCATAGAGAGCGACAAGATAGAAACACTGCCCGAAGTGCTCACCATAGCCGACGGCATAGCCGTGAAAGAACCTGGCACTCATACTTTCGAGTTATGCAAAAACTACGTTGACGAGGTGGTTACGGTGACAGAAGACGAGATTTGTGCTGCCATCCTCGCCTTGATAGAACACCACAAACTAACAAGCGAAGGTGCTGGAGCTGTTAGTGTGGCTGCTGCTATGTTCAACAAATACCCCATTGCAGGCAAGAAGGTATGCTGTATCGTCAGTGGCGGCAATATAGACGTTACCATTCTCAGCCGTGTCATCAACCGCGGCTTGATGAAGAGCGGCCGTACCTGCGAAATGCTTATCGAACTGCCCGACCGCCCCGGTTCACTGCTTGGCCTGAGTTCTGTCATCGTGAAATATGGTGCCAACATCATTTCTCTCCACCACGAGCGTAACGGTGAGAGCCCCGACGTAAACTCGTGCAACCTCCGCATGGTGCTTGAAACCCGCAACAGCGAGCACATTCAGGAAATCCAGAAAGGCATCAATGCTGCAGGCTACATCATCCTCGACACCCGTGCTGCCAACTGA
- the rbfA gene encoding 30S ribosome-binding factor RbfA: METTRQQKIERLIQKELSDIFQKQTQAHHGILVSVSKVRISPDLSVCRGYLSIFPSDRGEEYLKNINENVRAIRYELGTRVRHQLRIIPELKFFIDDSLDYIEHIDELLKK; encoded by the coding sequence ATGGAAACAACAAGACAACAAAAGATAGAACGCCTCATTCAGAAAGAGTTGAGCGACATTTTCCAGAAACAGACTCAGGCGCACCATGGCATTCTTGTGAGTGTGAGCAAGGTGCGCATAAGTCCTGACCTCAGTGTCTGCCGTGGCTATCTCAGCATTTTCCCCTCCGATAGGGGAGAAGAATATCTCAAAAACATCAATGAGAACGTTCGCGCCATACGCTATGAACTCGGTACACGCGTGCGCCACCAGTTGCGCATCATTCCCGAACTGAAATTCTTTATCGACGACTCGCTCGACTATATTGAGCACATCGACGAACTCCTGAAGAAATAA
- a CDS encoding FtsX-like permease family protein, which produces MGKFSSFVARRYLFSKKRHNAINIISIISVIGVALATTALVCTMSVFNGFQDLVSTLFTAFDPQLEVTPASGKFAKSNDPILEQIRKHPQVASATDCIEDNAMILVKGHPLVFQLKGVGDNYTESTDISDIIYVQEGVHGQFKLHSGEKDYGTPGIGLASTLGSINFDNPQPPEVYVPKKGKRIDIANPISSFNYGTLYASGVCFQVHQRKYDENYMLTSLKFAQRLFDQNGMISSLEICLKDGSTTSSVKKELRRLAGDRFVVRDRMEQQEDTFRIMNIEKMVAYLFLTFIVLVACFNIIGSVSMLIIDKREDVGTLRHLGATDRDISRVFLLEGRFIALLGAVIGVIVGVSLCYAQEYFGFIKIGNGDGNFIVEAYPVSVHLLDVLIVFITVCVVGFVSVWYPVRFLSKRLTSED; this is translated from the coding sequence TTGGGCAAATTCTCATCCTTCGTGGCTCGCCGCTACCTCTTTTCCAAGAAGCGACACAATGCCATCAACATCATCAGCATCATTTCCGTGATAGGCGTAGCGCTTGCCACGACAGCCTTGGTGTGCACAATGAGTGTGTTCAACGGTTTTCAGGACCTTGTTTCTACACTTTTCACCGCCTTCGATCCTCAGTTGGAAGTAACTCCTGCCAGTGGTAAATTCGCCAAGAGCAATGACCCTATACTGGAGCAAATCAGGAAACATCCGCAAGTGGCCTCTGCCACCGACTGCATAGAAGACAATGCCATGATACTCGTGAAGGGCCATCCTCTTGTTTTCCAACTCAAAGGAGTGGGCGACAACTATACTGAAAGCACTGACATATCGGACATAATCTACGTGCAAGAAGGCGTTCATGGCCAGTTTAAGTTGCACAGCGGCGAAAAGGACTACGGCACCCCCGGCATAGGCCTGGCTTCCACCCTTGGCAGCATCAACTTCGACAATCCTCAGCCACCGGAGGTCTATGTCCCCAAAAAGGGCAAGCGCATCGACATAGCCAACCCTATTTCGAGTTTCAACTATGGCACCCTCTATGCCTCGGGAGTTTGTTTCCAGGTTCATCAGCGCAAATACGATGAAAACTACATGCTCACCTCGCTTAAGTTCGCCCAGCGCCTCTTCGACCAGAACGGCATGATTTCATCTTTGGAAATATGCCTTAAAGACGGAAGTACCACCAGTTCCGTAAAAAAGGAATTGCGGAGGCTGGCAGGCGATCGGTTTGTCGTTCGCGACAGGATGGAGCAACAAGAGGACACTTTCCGCATCATGAACATTGAAAAGATGGTGGCTTACCTCTTCCTCACATTCATTGTCCTCGTGGCATGCTTTAACATCATCGGCTCTGTTTCGATGCTCATCATCGACAAGCGTGAAGACGTTGGCACACTCCGTCATCTTGGTGCCACGGACCGCGACATCAGCAGAGTATTCTTGCTGGAGGGTCGCTTCATAGCCCTCTTGGGTGCCGTCATAGGCGTTATTGTTGGTGTGTCACTCTGCTATGCTCAGGAATACTTTGGCTTTATCAAAATAGGCAACGGTGATGGCAATTTCATTGTAGAAGCCTACCCTGTCAGTGTGCATCTGCTCGATGTGCTGATAGTATTTATCACTGTTTGCGTTGTAGGTTTTGTGAGTGTGTGGTATCCTGTTCGCTTTCTTAGCAAACGTCTCACTTCTGAAGACTAA
- a CDS encoding Lrp/AsnC family transcriptional regulator, protein MAKIDALDQKILESISTNSRISFKEIADACNVSRAAIHQRVLHLIEANIISNSTYLVNPKSLGYNTCTYIGVELDRPSRYDIVSKELEKIPEIVECHFTTGPYTLLIKLYSHDNEHLMQLLNGQIQQIDGVTSTETLISLAESFHRTVPIILADEVKKKPKKSRNTRKASNVEEETEN, encoded by the coding sequence ATGGCAAAAATTGACGCTCTTGACCAAAAGATTCTGGAGAGCATATCCACAAATTCACGAATTTCGTTCAAAGAAATAGCAGATGCCTGCAATGTTTCCCGCGCAGCCATTCATCAACGCGTGCTTCACCTTATAGAAGCAAACATCATCAGCAACAGCACCTACCTCGTTAATCCCAAGAGTCTGGGTTACAACACTTGCACATATATCGGTGTGGAACTGGACCGTCCTTCGCGCTATGACATAGTATCAAAAGAACTGGAGAAGATTCCTGAAATCGTGGAATGTCATTTCACGACAGGTCCTTACACCCTACTCATCAAGTTATACAGCCACGACAACGAGCACCTCATGCAGTTGCTCAATGGTCAGATTCAGCAAATTGACGGCGTGACGTCAACCGAGACCCTCATATCGCTTGCAGAGAGTTTCCATCGCACCGTTCCTATCATCTTGGCTGACGAAGTGAAGAAAAAGCCCAAGAAATCCCGCAATACACGCAAGGCGTCGAATGTTGAAGAAGAAACGGAAAACTGA
- a CDS encoding DUF4491 family protein — protein sequence MTIYFEGLLTGLATFLIIGCFHPIVIKAEYYFGTGIWWVFLIAGIGFITGALFTGNVCFSSILGILGFSCFWSILEIFAQKKRVQKGWFPMNPKRKKYYEE from the coding sequence ATGACCATCTACTTTGAAGGACTGCTGACAGGTCTGGCCACGTTTCTTATCATCGGTTGCTTCCACCCCATTGTCATTAAGGCAGAGTACTATTTCGGCACGGGCATTTGGTGGGTCTTTCTCATAGCAGGCATCGGTTTTATAACGGGTGCTTTGTTTACGGGAAATGTGTGCTTCAGCAGCATACTCGGTATTCTTGGTTTCTCCTGCTTCTGGAGCATCCTCGAAATTTTCGCGCAGAAGAAGCGTGTGCAGAAAGGTTGGTTCCCCATGAATCCAAAGCGAAAGAAGTATTACGAGGAATAA
- a CDS encoding gamma-glutamyl-gamma-aminobutyrate hydrolase family protein: protein MAIRYDYKADYDRINGKMLSYEDRPVIGISGNFGPAGCELAEVYYKSIEAAGGIPFILPPTDDERVILPLLERIDGLMLSGGADVNPLWTGEDPVPALHGINAKRDRGELLMVQLAFDRQLPIFGICRGIQILAIALGGSVHQDIATSFPKQRIIKHSQDAPRYEATHLVEAESGSLIANLLGEHFAVNSFHHQAVNDAGPHLRITAWADDGIVEAVESTEKKPVFGVQWHPECFIGNNDDCMMPLFRKLVHEAYLHRRARTFHNDVSIVTLDSHCDTPMFFDQGVDFNSRDEKVLVDYHKMVEGYLDSCIMVAYLPQKERTPEGLAKATAKADEILTEIRRMVDDCEGAAIAITPDDLYINKRDDLKSIMLGIENGYAIGRNIDNVERYRRMGVCYMTLCHNGDNDICDSAKRSNQENGGLSDFGRDVVHEMNRVGMMVDLSHAAESSFYDAIEASSLPIVCSHASSRALCDHPRNLTDDQLRALAESGGVAQVTLYNGFLRLDEKSDIDDAMRHLMHMIDVAGINHVGIGTDFDGDGGIPGCNGANEIMNITKRLLSEGLCHDDLEKIWGLNFLRVMRQVQAAAEIDF, encoded by the coding sequence ATGGCTATACGTTACGACTACAAAGCGGACTACGACCGCATCAACGGCAAGATGCTGTCGTATGAGGACCGCCCGGTGATAGGCATCAGCGGCAATTTCGGTCCTGCAGGTTGTGAACTTGCTGAAGTATATTACAAGAGCATTGAGGCAGCCGGTGGCATTCCCTTCATTCTTCCTCCGACAGATGACGAGCGTGTCATTCTTCCTTTGCTTGAGCGGATTGACGGACTGATGCTTTCGGGCGGAGCCGACGTGAACCCGCTATGGACAGGCGAAGATCCTGTTCCTGCCCTTCATGGCATCAATGCCAAGCGCGACCGCGGTGAACTGCTTATGGTTCAGTTGGCTTTCGACCGCCAATTACCCATTTTCGGCATCTGTCGCGGTATTCAGATACTTGCCATAGCCCTTGGTGGTAGTGTGCATCAAGACATAGCCACCAGTTTTCCGAAACAGCGCATCATCAAGCACAGCCAGGATGCCCCACGCTATGAAGCCACCCATCTTGTGGAAGCAGAAAGCGGTTCTCTCATAGCCAACCTCCTCGGCGAACATTTCGCTGTCAATTCGTTCCACCATCAGGCAGTGAATGATGCTGGTCCTCATCTGCGCATCACGGCATGGGCTGACGACGGCATTGTAGAAGCAGTGGAAAGCACCGAAAAGAAGCCTGTTTTCGGTGTACAGTGGCATCCCGAGTGCTTCATCGGCAACAACGACGACTGCATGATGCCTCTTTTCAGGAAACTGGTGCACGAAGCCTATTTGCATCGCCGCGCGCGCACTTTCCACAATGATGTCTCCATCGTAACGCTTGACTCCCACTGCGACACCCCCATGTTCTTCGACCAGGGTGTGGACTTCAATTCGCGCGACGAGAAAGTGCTTGTTGACTATCATAAGATGGTGGAAGGATACCTTGATTCATGCATCATGGTGGCTTATCTGCCGCAAAAGGAACGTACCCCTGAGGGTTTGGCAAAAGCCACGGCAAAAGCAGATGAAATCCTCACAGAAATCCGCCGCATGGTGGACGATTGTGAAGGTGCTGCCATTGCCATCACACCCGATGACCTCTACATCAACAAGCGCGACGACTTGAAGAGCATCATGCTCGGAATAGAGAACGGCTATGCCATCGGTCGAAACATAGACAATGTGGAGCGCTACCGCCGCATGGGTGTATGCTACATGACCCTATGCCACAACGGCGACAACGACATCTGCGACAGCGCCAAGCGGTCGAATCAGGAAAACGGCGGACTGAGCGACTTCGGACGTGACGTGGTACACGAGATGAATCGTGTGGGTATGATGGTGGACCTTTCTCACGCGGCAGAGAGCAGTTTCTACGATGCCATAGAAGCCAGTTCGCTTCCCATAGTATGTTCGCATGCTTCCAGTCGCGCCCTTTGCGATCACCCGCGTAATCTGACCGACGACCAACTCCGCGCACTTGCCGAAAGTGGCGGTGTGGCACAGGTAACACTCTACAATGGTTTTCTGCGTCTGGACGAGAAGTCGGACATAGATGATGCCATGCGACACCTGATGCACATGATTGATGTGGCAGGCATCAACCATGTGGGTATCGGTACCGACTTCGATGGCGACGGTGGCATACCGGGCTGCAATGGTGCCAACGAAATCATGAACATCACAAAACGCCTTTTGTCAGAAGGACTCTGCCATGACGATTTAGAGAAAATATGGGGTCTGAACTTCCTTCGCGTCATGCGACAGGTGCAGGCTGCAGCAGAAATAGATTTTTAA